The Polymorphobacter megasporae genome window below encodes:
- a CDS encoding penicillin acylase family protein: MRVWQKSAVGLVVFLVLVAIGLIVWEPLTAASPAPDTKVAHDARIRRDSFGVPHIDGKTDADVAYGLAYAESEDDFHTIEELLAAIRGRSAAISGAEGAKIDYVGALIDARGTAAAKYDTLSPATRALVEAYAAGINRYADTHASEVRLSNLFPVTGHDVVAGFALRSPFFFGLDRTLGALNDSKLPPRDASPASERGSNGFAVTAARSTDATTRLISNSHQPWTGGVAWYEAVVHSGEGWDFAGALFPGAPFVLLGHNKTLGWTNTVNRPDLIDTYKLVMSADGTHYRYDGQWLPLETHRVWLRVRFGPFVLPIPKMIARSRQGPVVTNKLGSFAVRYTGFGDVRQIEQYYRLNKARDFGEWRAAMAMQAVPATNFIYADAAGHIAMVYNALFPHRTPGFDWLGVLPGDTSRDVWTSYEPIAADPAIVDPKSGWVANSNNTPFVATGAGDNLDPSSFLPAQGIETYMTNRAYRFRDLFAGLGTAKISRADLLRIKFDKGYSRQSWAGTWIARVLAVDPKGDANIAKAQALLRTWDWTLDGKNPADALAMFVLSSAAGQGYRGDPLPDAREALAADVAFLMTHAHRLDPPLGDMLRIVRGTTDIPVIGGPEELRAVYSKIDDKRGARVADLGDSFIMLVEWKDGQVHSESISPYGAAIERPGSRHYSDQSALFAAEKFKPVWFSEAELAGHVERDYRP, translated from the coding sequence ATGCGTGTCTGGCAGAAATCGGCGGTCGGGCTGGTCGTGTTCCTCGTCCTCGTCGCGATCGGGCTGATCGTCTGGGAGCCGCTAACCGCCGCCTCCCCGGCCCCCGACACCAAGGTCGCGCACGACGCGCGCATCCGCCGCGACAGCTTCGGCGTCCCGCACATCGACGGCAAGACCGACGCCGACGTCGCCTATGGCCTCGCCTACGCCGAATCGGAAGACGACTTCCATACGATCGAGGAGTTGCTCGCCGCGATTCGCGGGCGGTCGGCGGCGATCAGCGGCGCGGAGGGGGCGAAGATCGATTATGTCGGCGCGCTGATCGACGCGCGCGGCACCGCAGCGGCGAAGTACGACACGCTGTCGCCCGCGACCCGTGCGCTCGTCGAGGCGTATGCCGCCGGGATCAACCGCTACGCCGACACCCACGCGAGCGAGGTTCGGCTGTCGAACCTGTTCCCGGTCACCGGCCACGACGTCGTCGCGGGCTTCGCGCTGCGTTCGCCGTTCTTCTTCGGGCTCGACCGGACCTTGGGCGCGCTCAACGACAGCAAGCTGCCGCCACGCGACGCCTCCCCGGCGAGCGAGCGCGGGTCGAACGGCTTTGCCGTGACCGCGGCACGCTCGACCGACGCCACGACGCGGCTGATCTCGAACTCGCACCAGCCGTGGACCGGCGGGGTCGCGTGGTACGAGGCGGTGGTCCATTCGGGCGAGGGCTGGGACTTCGCCGGGGCGCTGTTCCCGGGAGCGCCGTTCGTCCTGCTCGGGCACAACAAGACGCTCGGCTGGACCAACACCGTCAACCGCCCCGACCTGATCGACACCTACAAACTTGTGATGAGCGCCGACGGCACGCACTATCGCTACGACGGGCAGTGGCTGCCGCTCGAGACGCACCGCGTCTGGCTGCGCGTCCGCTTCGGCCCATTCGTCCTGCCGATCCCGAAGATGATCGCGCGGTCGCGGCAGGGGCCGGTCGTGACCAACAAACTCGGCAGCTTCGCGGTGCGCTACACCGGCTTCGGCGACGTCCGCCAGATCGAGCAATATTACCGGCTCAACAAGGCGCGCGACTTCGGCGAGTGGCGCGCGGCGATGGCGATGCAGGCGGTGCCGGCGACGAACTTCATCTACGCCGACGCGGCCGGGCATATCGCGATGGTCTATAATGCACTGTTCCCGCACCGCACTCCCGGGTTCGACTGGCTCGGCGTCCTGCCCGGCGACACCTCGCGCGACGTCTGGACGAGCTACGAGCCCATCGCCGCCGACCCGGCGATCGTCGACCCGAAAAGCGGCTGGGTGGCGAATTCGAACAACACCCCGTTCGTCGCGACCGGCGCAGGCGACAATCTCGACCCGAGCAGCTTCCTGCCCGCGCAGGGCATCGAGACGTACATGACCAACCGCGCCTACCGCTTCCGCGACCTGTTCGCCGGTCTTGGGACCGCGAAGATCAGCCGCGCCGACCTGCTGCGGATCAAGTTCGACAAGGGCTATTCGCGGCAGTCGTGGGCGGGGACATGGATCGCGCGGGTGCTCGCGGTCGACCCGAAGGGCGATGCCAATATCGCGAAGGCACAGGCGCTGCTGCGGACGTGGGACTGGACGCTCGACGGCAAGAATCCCGCCGATGCGCTGGCGATGTTCGTCCTGTCGTCGGCGGCGGGACAGGGCTATCGCGGCGACCCGCTGCCCGATGCGCGTGAGGCGCTCGCCGCCGACGTCGCCTTCCTGATGACGCACGCCCACCGGCTCGACCCGCCCTTGGGCGACATGCTGCGGATCGTCCGCGGGACAACCGATATCCCCGTCATCGGCGGGCCCGAGGAGTTGCGCGCGGTGTATTCGAAGATCGACGACAAGCGCGGTGCCCGCGTCGCCGACCTCGGCGACAGCTTCATAATGCTCGTCGAGTGGAAAGACGGGCAGGTCCATTCCGAGTCGATCAGCCCGTACGGGGCGGCGATCGAACGCCCCGGGTCGCGGCATTACAGCGACCAGAGCGCGCTGTTCGCGGCAGAGAAGTTCAAGCCGGTGTGGTTCAGCGAGGCGGAACTGGCGGGGCACGTCGAGCGGGATTACCGGCCGTGA
- a CDS encoding PQQ-dependent sugar dehydrogenase, with protein sequence MRHLYPIALAALALSACGEKATLPVASGMGANPSLPAPNATLLPTVNVASVQRWAAGAKPVAGPGLQVAAFAEGLDHPRWLYVLPNGDVLVAETNSPPKPEDSKGIKGWVQGLIMGRAGATVASPNRITLLRDTKGTGVADVKTVFLKGLNSPFGMALVGNDLYIADTDAVLKFAYTPGATAIATPGTKVVDLPAGLINHHWTKNILASRDGATLYATVGSNSNVGDNGLAAETGRAAIWAIDLKTGTHRIFASGLRNPNGMGWEPASGKLWTAVNERDEIGSDLVPDYMTSVTDGGFYGWPFSYYGQNVDVRVNDQRPDLVARAIKPDYALGPHTASLGLTFAKGDSALPAAYADGAFVGQHGSWNRKPFSGYKVIFVPFAQGVPSGPAVDVLTGFLTADGKAQGRPVGVTIDAKGGLLVADDVGNKVWRVTGAAQTASR encoded by the coding sequence ATGCGCCATCTCTATCCGATCGCCCTCGCGGCGCTGGCCCTGTCGGCGTGCGGCGAGAAGGCGACCCTCCCGGTCGCGTCGGGGATGGGGGCCAACCCGTCATTGCCTGCGCCGAACGCGACCTTGCTGCCGACGGTCAACGTCGCCTCGGTCCAGCGATGGGCAGCAGGCGCGAAGCCGGTGGCGGGTCCCGGGCTGCAGGTCGCCGCCTTCGCCGAGGGGCTCGATCATCCGCGCTGGCTGTACGTCCTGCCGAACGGCGATGTCCTTGTCGCCGAGACGAATTCGCCGCCGAAGCCCGAGGATAGCAAGGGTATCAAGGGCTGGGTCCAAGGGCTGATCATGGGCCGCGCCGGGGCGACGGTGGCGAGCCCGAACCGTATTACCCTGCTTCGGGACACGAAGGGGACCGGGGTCGCCGACGTCAAGACCGTGTTCCTCAAGGGACTCAACTCGCCGTTCGGCATGGCGCTGGTCGGCAACGACCTTTATATCGCCGACACCGACGCGGTGCTCAAGTTCGCCTACACCCCGGGCGCGACCGCGATCGCGACTCCCGGGACCAAGGTCGTCGACCTCCCCGCCGGACTGATCAACCACCACTGGACCAAGAACATCCTCGCCAGCCGCGACGGCGCGACGCTGTACGCGACGGTAGGGTCGAACTCGAACGTCGGCGACAACGGCCTCGCCGCCGAGACCGGGCGCGCCGCGATCTGGGCGATCGACCTCAAGACCGGGACCCACCGCATCTTCGCCAGCGGCCTGCGCAATCCGAACGGGATGGGCTGGGAGCCGGCGTCGGGCAAATTGTGGACCGCGGTCAACGAGCGCGACGAGATCGGCTCCGACCTCGTCCCCGATTATATGACGAGCGTGACCGACGGCGGCTTCTACGGCTGGCCGTTCAGCTATTACGGCCAGAACGTCGACGTCCGCGTCAATGACCAGCGCCCCGATCTCGTCGCCCGCGCGATCAAGCCCGACTATGCCCTCGGGCCGCACACCGCTTCGCTCGGGCTGACGTTCGCCAAGGGCGATTCGGCACTGCCTGCCGCGTATGCCGATGGCGCGTTCGTCGGCCAGCACGGCTCGTGGAACCGCAAGCCGTTCAGCGGCTACAAGGTCATCTTCGTGCCGTTCGCGCAGGGCGTGCCGAGCGGACCGGCGGTCGATGTCCTCACCGGGTTCCTGACGGCGGACGGCAAGGCGCAGGGCCGCCCGGTGGGGGTGACGATCGATGCAAAGGGCGGGCTACTGGTGGCGGACGACGTCGGCAACAAGGTCTGGCGCGTGACCGGGGCGGCGCAGACCGCGAGTCGGTAA
- a CDS encoding alpha/beta fold hydrolase produces MQYKFRETAVGTVATIESFAAGPAAPLVHFAHATGMCAALYRPLFDRLTPHVNVVASDSRGHGSTPLEADPADMTSWATYADDLAALLAVLPVPPVLILAGHSMGATVSMECAARMPGTVRAVVMAEPAFVAFAAAADWNPARPGGNPLAEQALRRRAVWPSRYAIRAAYDGRGVFASWPDGALDAYLDGGLRDRDDGQVELACAPAWESATFAAVSPRLEAAVTGWRGGLTVLHGTERSTVNPTDAAAIAALPGVTVTRFDGVDHFLPLHRTAELADAILGFA; encoded by the coding sequence ATGCAGTATAAATTTCGCGAAACAGCCGTTGGCACCGTGGCGACGATCGAGTCGTTTGCGGCCGGTCCGGCGGCACCGCTGGTTCATTTCGCCCACGCGACCGGCATGTGCGCGGCGCTCTACCGCCCGCTGTTCGATCGCCTGACTCCCCACGTCAACGTCGTCGCGAGCGATTCGCGCGGGCATGGCTCGACGCCGCTCGAGGCCGATCCGGCGGACATGACAAGCTGGGCGACTTATGCCGACGATCTCGCCGCGCTGCTCGCGGTCCTGCCGGTGCCGCCGGTGCTGATCCTCGCGGGGCATTCGATGGGGGCGACGGTCAGTATGGAGTGCGCGGCGAGGATGCCCGGCACCGTCCGCGCGGTCGTCATGGCCGAACCTGCATTCGTCGCGTTCGCCGCCGCCGCCGACTGGAACCCGGCGCGGCCCGGGGGCAATCCGCTCGCCGAACAGGCGCTCCGCCGCCGCGCCGTCTGGCCGTCGCGCTATGCGATTCGCGCGGCGTACGACGGGCGCGGGGTCTTTGCTTCATGGCCCGATGGCGCGCTCGACGCGTATCTCGACGGAGGTTTGCGTGACCGCGACGACGGGCAAGTCGAACTTGCCTGCGCACCGGCGTGGGAGTCGGCCACCTTCGCCGCGGTGTCGCCCCGGCTCGAGGCGGCGGTGACCGGATGGCGCGGCGGGCTGACGGTGCTCCACGGCACCGAACGCAGCACGGTCAACCCGACCGATGCGGCGGCGATTGCAGCGCTGCCGGGGGTGACGGTCACGCGCTTCGACGGAGTCGACCATTTCCTCCCGCTCCATCGGACGGCCGAACTGGCTGATGCGATCCTCGGCTTTGCCTGA
- a CDS encoding alpha-2-macroglobulin family protein — MAVFGALLTGRAGGDSPPGVAAFAPAGSVERVEQIKLRFATPMVAFGDPRLPAPVAGNCSEGATGRWVDAQNYAIDLPAPLSGGRRCTYDLTPGIKDARGAALTGQKRFVFDTGGPNIRVAVPNDGAGQIEEDQVFLLALNAAPTPASVTAGASCIIDGVGEAVPLDILPDATRAKITDGAEQDYRMRRFLLRAGAIAPEADSGETPQPKAVVVAAQCRRALPSGGRVAIVWNAGIRTADGLATLRPRRLDFTVRPAFSARFECSRANPAAACSPIEPMTVRFAGQVPAAIARGIKLVDASGKELAATPIKDHVQTVDSVEFKGPFAERTKFRVVMPANLADDAGRPLVNAARFPLDVATDDAPPLVKFASTFGIIEAAEGGVLPVTVRAVESRLGGSDAGPLGGRDVSVTTDAAVAAWLVRLNDAEERTQDEEPIAGTERVKRIETTRNTPLIAAAAPARHFTIDRRDPRAFEVVGIPLSGRGFHVVELASPRLGAALLGRGGTRYVATGALVTDMAVHFQWGRGRSLAWVTHLADASPVAGAKIAVLDSCTGKLFWQGMTDASGRAAIGDVLPEPSSYGNCKYGPAALMVSARTADDYSFTLTDWNKGIAPGDFSLDTGYGFDRTAWHTVFDRTLFRAGERVSMKHIIRARTDGGFGPAAHLVDPTIIIRHLGSDQTYELDTAIGRDGIGENAWSIPAAAALGEYAVEIGERGSSQRHDSGHFTVEEFRLPTIRARVEGPRTPQVAPTQVAIDLSLAYLSGGAVNKAPVKLRTLVQPRDLTIADYPKYSFTGEDIVPGIVRLDGADEPSTPTATRARVDPVTLSPNGTARITIDKLTPVTVPSTLVAEMDYDDANGEVATAKGSVSLDPASVRIGIAKDGWIAKSDDVRLNLVALDLANKPVRGQKISVQLFSRETYSYRKRLIGGFYSYDNSRETKKIGGGCSGTTDDKGMLGCKIDAGVSGEVIALATATDGAGHVARATQSLWLAGDDDWWFGGDNGDRMDVVPEAPEYAAGGTARLQVRMPFREATALVSVLRDGVIDSFVTTLSGKDAVVEVKLKRGYAPDVYVSVLAVRGRVAGWRLWLADLARRWNLPWISREAASPTSLVDLAKPSYRFGMAKIRVGWDDHRLGVKVATDAPSYAVRKVAQTMVQVTPPKGRALPAGSEIAFAAVDEALLQLHGNDSWDVLTAMMADRPLAVLTSTAQTQVVGKRHYGRKAVAAGGGGGEGEGGTVRRDFNPLLLWRGRVPLDAQGRAAIPVTLNDSLSAFRLVAIATGGSDLFGTGSAVVRTTQDLQLLAGVPPLVREGDRYTATVLVRNATGKPFRVTVGGSAGSAALANRIVDVPAGNATTVAWDVAAPATSGPVAWAINAQATTGAKDAVRVAQSVIPAVPVETLQATLLQVDRPQSFPVALPVGALPGRGGIDVALSRSLGGSLPGVRAYMAAYPYDCIEQRLSVAVATGDRAKWDATTALLPAYLDRDGLVRFFPADWIAGDDSLTGYILRLSAESGWPLPDDARGKMIAGLTGFVGGKVARSHENVVVVEKGKGIVGTASFDGEGASRRLGAVAALLSVGAATPAMVEPLSVAPDAWPTATLIDWVTVLRLPGIPDGAGKLQQALNVLRARLDLQGTRLTITRADDQWQLLSSPDLTAARLLEAVVGLPDWRADVPRIARGLMLDQSRGHWDSTPANAIGTLAMRGFAAAFEGTPVTGTTTATLGTASHAFAWTAAAPPLATLPWPSGPAPFTLTHAGTGAPWAIVTSRAAVPLTAPFASGFAVRRSVAPVTQAVPGHWSRGDVMKVRVEVTPRAPLQWVVINDPVPAGATILGGSLGGRSEILATEATTGVQPTFVERRTEAVHAHYESMPKAMVAYEYTVRLNSAGTFRLPPTRVEALYSPEMMALVPNAPVEVAARP; from the coding sequence GTGGCCGTGTTCGGCGCGCTGCTCACCGGGCGTGCCGGCGGCGACTCGCCACCCGGAGTCGCGGCGTTTGCCCCCGCCGGATCGGTCGAACGCGTCGAGCAGATCAAGCTCCGCTTTGCCACCCCGATGGTCGCGTTCGGCGACCCGCGCCTGCCCGCCCCGGTCGCGGGAAACTGCAGCGAAGGCGCGACCGGCCGCTGGGTCGACGCGCAAAATTATGCGATCGACCTGCCCGCACCGCTCAGCGGCGGGCGGCGCTGCACCTACGACCTGACGCCGGGGATCAAGGATGCGCGGGGCGCGGCGCTGACCGGGCAAAAGCGCTTCGTCTTCGATACCGGCGGCCCGAACATCCGCGTCGCCGTCCCCAACGACGGCGCCGGGCAGATCGAGGAGGACCAGGTCTTCCTTCTCGCACTCAATGCTGCACCGACCCCGGCGTCGGTGACCGCCGGCGCGTCGTGCATTATCGACGGCGTCGGCGAAGCCGTGCCGCTCGACATCCTGCCCGACGCGACGCGGGCGAAGATCACCGACGGCGCCGAGCAGGATTACCGGATGCGCCGCTTCCTGCTCCGGGCCGGAGCGATCGCGCCCGAAGCCGATTCGGGCGAGACGCCGCAGCCCAAGGCCGTCGTCGTCGCCGCGCAGTGCCGCCGCGCGCTGCCGTCGGGCGGTCGCGTCGCGATCGTATGGAATGCCGGCATCCGCACCGCCGACGGTCTCGCTACGCTTCGTCCGCGCCGCCTCGACTTCACCGTCCGCCCGGCGTTCAGCGCGCGCTTCGAGTGCAGCCGGGCTAACCCCGCCGCCGCGTGCTCGCCGATCGAGCCGATGACGGTACGCTTTGCCGGGCAGGTTCCTGCCGCCATCGCCCGCGGCATCAAGCTGGTCGACGCGAGCGGCAAGGAACTCGCCGCGACGCCAATCAAGGACCACGTTCAGACTGTCGATTCGGTCGAGTTCAAGGGCCCGTTCGCCGAACGCACCAAGTTCCGCGTCGTCATGCCCGCCAACCTCGCCGACGACGCCGGCCGCCCGCTGGTCAACGCCGCGCGTTTCCCGCTCGACGTCGCCACCGATGACGCCCCGCCGCTGGTCAAGTTCGCTTCGACCTTCGGCATCATCGAAGCAGCCGAGGGCGGCGTTCTGCCCGTCACCGTCCGCGCGGTCGAAAGCAGGCTAGGCGGCAGCGACGCGGGGCCACTCGGCGGGCGCGACGTCTCGGTCACCACCGATGCCGCGGTCGCCGCCTGGCTGGTGCGGCTCAACGATGCCGAGGAACGGACGCAGGACGAGGAGCCGATCGCCGGGACCGAACGGGTCAAGCGCATCGAAACCACCCGCAACACCCCGCTGATCGCTGCCGCCGCCCCCGCGCGCCATTTCACCATCGACCGTCGCGACCCGCGCGCGTTCGAGGTTGTCGGCATTCCGCTGTCGGGGCGCGGCTTCCACGTCGTCGAGCTTGCCTCCCCCCGGCTCGGCGCGGCGCTGCTCGGCCGCGGCGGGACGCGCTATGTCGCGACCGGCGCGCTCGTCACCGACATGGCGGTCCACTTCCAATGGGGCCGGGGCCGCAGCCTTGCGTGGGTCACCCACCTTGCCGACGCCAGCCCGGTGGCGGGAGCGAAAATCGCGGTGCTCGACAGCTGCACCGGCAAGCTGTTCTGGCAGGGGATGACCGACGCGAGCGGCCGCGCCGCGATCGGCGACGTGCTCCCCGAGCCCTCGTCGTACGGCAATTGCAAATACGGCCCCGCAGCGCTGATGGTCAGCGCCCGGACCGCCGACGACTACAGCTTCACCCTGACCGACTGGAACAAGGGCATCGCGCCCGGCGATTTCAGCCTCGACACCGGCTACGGCTTCGACCGCACCGCGTGGCACACCGTGTTCGACCGCACGCTGTTCCGCGCCGGCGAGCGGGTGTCGATGAAGCATATCATTCGCGCGCGGACCGATGGCGGCTTCGGCCCCGCGGCCCACCTCGTCGATCCGACGATTATCATCCGCCACCTCGGCTCCGACCAGACCTACGAGCTCGACACGGCGATCGGCCGCGATGGGATCGGCGAGAACGCCTGGTCGATCCCCGCCGCCGCCGCGCTAGGCGAATATGCCGTCGAGATCGGCGAGCGCGGCAGCAGCCAGCGCCACGATTCGGGGCACTTCACCGTCGAGGAATTCCGCCTGCCGACGATCCGCGCGCGGGTCGAGGGGCCGCGCACGCCGCAGGTCGCGCCGACGCAGGTCGCGATCGACCTCAGCCTCGCCTATCTGTCGGGCGGCGCGGTCAACAAGGCCCCGGTCAAGCTGCGCACCCTCGTCCAGCCGCGCGACCTGACGATCGCCGACTATCCCAAATACAGCTTCACCGGCGAGGACATCGTCCCCGGCATCGTCCGCCTCGATGGCGCCGACGAGCCCAGCACCCCGACCGCGACCCGCGCCCGCGTCGACCCGGTGACGCTGTCGCCGAACGGCACCGCGCGGATCACGATCGACAAATTGACCCCGGTGACGGTGCCGTCGACCCTCGTCGCCGAGATGGACTACGACGACGCCAATGGCGAGGTCGCCACCGCCAAGGGCTCGGTCAGCCTCGACCCCGCGAGCGTCCGGATCGGCATCGCCAAGGACGGCTGGATCGCCAAGTCCGACGACGTGCGGTTGAACCTCGTCGCGCTCGACCTCGCCAACAAGCCCGTCCGCGGGCAGAAGATCAGCGTTCAATTGTTCAGCCGCGAGACCTATTCGTACCGCAAGCGGCTTATCGGCGGCTTCTACAGCTACGACAACAGCCGCGAGACGAAGAAGATCGGCGGCGGCTGCAGCGGCACCACCGACGACAAGGGGATGCTCGGCTGCAAGATCGACGCCGGGGTGTCGGGCGAGGTCATCGCCCTCGCCACCGCGACCGACGGTGCAGGCCATGTCGCCCGCGCGACGCAGTCGCTGTGGCTCGCGGGCGACGACGACTGGTGGTTCGGCGGCGACAACGGCGACCGCATGGACGTCGTCCCCGAGGCCCCCGAATATGCCGCCGGGGGAACCGCGCGGCTCCAGGTGCGGATGCCGTTCCGCGAGGCGACCGCGCTCGTCAGCGTCCTGCGCGACGGGGTGATCGACAGCTTCGTCACGACCTTGTCGGGCAAGGACGCGGTCGTCGAGGTCAAGCTCAAGCGCGGCTATGCCCCCGACGTCTATGTCTCGGTCCTCGCGGTGCGCGGGCGCGTCGCCGGGTGGCGGCTGTGGCTCGCCGACCTCGCCCGCCGCTGGAACCTGCCGTGGATCAGCCGCGAGGCCGCCTCCCCCACCAGCCTCGTCGACCTCGCCAAGCCGTCGTACCGCTTCGGCATGGCGAAGATCCGCGTCGGCTGGGACGATCACCGCCTCGGGGTCAAGGTCGCGACCGACGCGCCGAGCTACGCCGTCCGCAAGGTCGCGCAGACGATGGTGCAGGTCACTCCGCCGAAGGGCCGCGCGCTTCCCGCCGGGAGCGAGATCGCCTTCGCCGCGGTCGACGAGGCGCTGCTCCAGCTGCACGGCAACGACAGCTGGGACGTGCTGACCGCGATGATGGCCGACCGCCCGCTCGCGGTGCTGACCTCGACCGCGCAGACGCAGGTCGTCGGCAAGCGCCATTACGGCCGCAAGGCGGTCGCGGCCGGAGGCGGCGGCGGCGAGGGTGAGGGCGGCACCGTCCGCCGCGACTTCAACCCGCTGCTGCTGTGGCGCGGGCGCGTGCCGCTCGATGCGCAGGGCCGAGCAGCGATTCCGGTGACGCTCAACGACTCGCTCAGCGCCTTCCGCCTCGTCGCGATCGCCACCGGCGGCAGCGACCTGTTCGGCACCGGCAGCGCGGTCGTCCGCACGACGCAGGACCTGCAATTGCTCGCCGGGGTGCCGCCGTTGGTCCGCGAGGGCGATCGCTACACCGCGACGGTCCTTGTGCGTAACGCGACCGGCAAGCCGTTCCGCGTCACCGTCGGCGGCAGCGCCGGGAGCGCCGCGCTCGCCAACCGCATCGTCGACGTTCCAGCGGGCAACGCGACGACGGTGGCGTGGGACGTCGCCGCGCCAGCGACCAGCGGCCCGGTCGCGTGGGCGATCAACGCGCAGGCGACGACCGGCGCGAAGGACGCGGTGCGCGTCGCGCAGTCGGTCATCCCCGCCGTACCGGTCGAGACGCTGCAGGCGACTTTGCTCCAGGTCGACAGGCCGCAATCGTTCCCCGTCGCCCTCCCCGTCGGCGCGCTCCCCGGGCGCGGCGGCATCGACGTCGCGCTGAGCCGTTCGCTCGGCGGCTCGCTCCCCGGCGTCCGCGCGTACATGGCAGCCTACCCGTACGACTGTATCGAGCAGCGCCTGTCGGTCGCCGTCGCCACCGGCGACCGGGCAAAGTGGGACGCGACGACGGCGTTGCTCCCCGCATATCTCGACCGCGACGGGCTCGTTCGCTTCTTCCCCGCCGACTGGATCGCGGGCGACGATTCGCTAACTGGCTATATCCTGCGGCTGTCCGCCGAGAGCGGCTGGCCGCTGCCCGACGACGCGCGGGGCAAGATGATCGCCGGGCTGACCGGCTTCGTCGGCGGCAAGGTCGCGCGGTCGCACGAGAACGTCGTCGTCGTCGAGAAGGGCAAGGGCATCGTCGGCACCGCGAGCTTCGACGGCGAGGGCGCCTCGCGGCGGCTCGGCGCGGTCGCGGCGCTGCTGAGCGTCGGCGCGGCGACCCCGGCGATGGTCGAGCCGCTGTCGGTCGCCCCCGATGCGTGGCCGACCGCGACGCTGATCGACTGGGTTACTGTCCTCCGCCTCCCTGGCATCCCCGACGGCGCGGGCAAGCTGCAACAGGCGCTCAACGTCCTCCGCGCGCGGCTCGACCTGCAGGGGACGCGGCTGACGATCACCCGCGCCGACGACCAGTGGCAGTTGCTCAGCTCGCCCGACCTGACTGCGGCGCGGCTGCTCGAGGCGGTCGTCGGTCTGCCCGACTGGCGCGCCGACGTCCCCCGCATCGCGCGCGGCCTGATGCTCGACCAGTCGCGCGGGCACTGGGATTCGACCCCGGCGAACGCGATTGGCACGCTGGCGATGCGCGGCTTCGCGGCGGCGTTCGAGGGAACGCCGGTCACCGGCACGACGACGGCTACACTGGGTACAGCGTCGCACGCCTTCGCGTGGACCGCCGCCGCGCCGCCGCTCGCGACGCTGCCATGGCCAAGCGGGCCGGCACCGTTCACGCTGACCCACGCCGGGACCGGCGCGCCATGGGCGATCGTGACGTCGCGCGCCGCCGTCCCGCTCACCGCGCCGTTCGCCAGCGGCTTCGCCGTCCGGCGCTCGGTCGCTCCCGTTACGCAAGCCGTCCCGGGACACTGGAGCCGCGGCGACGTGATGAAGGTCCGCGTCGAGGTGACCCCGCGCGCGCCGCTGCAATGGGTGGTGATCAACGACCCGGTCCCGGCGGGCGCGACGATCCTCGGCGGGTCGCTCGGCGGGCGCAGCGAGATCCTCGCGACCGAGGCGACGACCGGGGTCCAGCCGACCTTCGTCGAGCGCCGCACCGAGGCGGTCCACGCGCATTACGAGAGCATGCCCAAGGCGATGGTCGCGTATGAATACACCGTCCGGTTGAACAGCGCAGGAACCTTCCGCCTGCCGCCGACGCGGGTCGAGGCGCTGTATTCGCCCGAGATGATGGCGCTGGTCCCGAACGCCCCGGTCGAGGTGGCGGCGCGGCCTTGA